One window of Trinickia caryophylli genomic DNA carries:
- the rlmN gene encoding 23S rRNA (adenine(2503)-C(2))-methyltransferase RlmN — protein sequence MTSSSTVNLLDFDAAGLLAYCESLGEKPFRAKQLQRWIHQYNAADFDGMTDLAKSLREKLKGRATISMPPVISDHISADGTRKWLVDVGNGNAVETVFIPEETRGTLCVSSQAGCAVNCRFCSTGKQGFSRNLTTGEIVGQLRMAEFALRAALGRVQPADAKGERVITNVVMMGMGEPLLNYDALVPALRLMLDDNAYGLSRRRVTVSTSGVVPMMDRLGADLPVALAVSLHAPNDALRDELVPLNRKYPLAELMAACQRYLRVAPRDFITFEYCMLDGVNDTDTHARELLALTADVPCKFNLIPFNPFPESGLTRSKSERIKRFAQILIDAGVVTTVRKTRGDDIDAACGQLAGAVKDRTGVAERMARAERVIDVRQIL from the coding sequence ATGACGAGCAGTTCAACCGTCAATCTTCTCGATTTCGACGCCGCAGGTCTTCTCGCCTATTGCGAGAGCCTTGGCGAGAAGCCGTTTCGCGCCAAACAGTTGCAACGCTGGATACACCAGTACAACGCCGCGGATTTCGACGGCATGACCGATCTCGCGAAATCGCTGCGCGAGAAGCTCAAGGGCCGGGCGACCATCAGCATGCCGCCCGTGATCAGCGACCACATATCGGCCGACGGCACGCGCAAGTGGCTGGTGGATGTGGGCAACGGCAATGCCGTCGAGACGGTGTTCATCCCCGAGGAAACGCGCGGCACGCTTTGCGTCTCGTCGCAGGCCGGCTGCGCCGTGAACTGCCGCTTCTGCTCCACGGGCAAGCAGGGGTTCTCGCGCAATCTCACTACGGGCGAAATTGTCGGTCAACTGCGCATGGCCGAGTTCGCCTTGCGCGCGGCGCTCGGCCGCGTTCAGCCGGCTGACGCGAAAGGCGAGCGGGTCATCACGAACGTCGTCATGATGGGGATGGGCGAGCCGCTGCTCAATTACGACGCGCTCGTTCCGGCGCTGCGCCTCATGCTGGATGACAACGCCTATGGCCTGTCGCGGCGTCGCGTGACGGTATCGACTTCCGGTGTGGTGCCGATGATGGACCGGCTCGGCGCCGATTTGCCGGTGGCACTGGCCGTCTCGCTGCATGCGCCGAACGACGCGCTTCGCGACGAACTCGTGCCGCTGAACCGAAAATATCCGCTTGCCGAACTGATGGCGGCCTGCCAGCGTTATCTGCGAGTGGCGCCGCGCGATTTCATCACCTTCGAGTACTGCATGCTCGATGGTGTCAACGATACCGATACGCATGCGCGCGAATTGCTCGCGTTGACGGCCGACGTGCCTTGCAAGTTCAATCTGATCCCGTTCAATCCGTTTCCCGAATCGGGGCTCACGCGATCCAAGTCCGAGCGTATCAAGCGATTCGCCCAGATTCTGATCGATGCGGGCGTCGTCACGACCGTGCGCAAGACGCGCGGGGACGACATCGATGCGGCTTGCGGGCAATTGGCGGGCGCGGTAAAGGATCGCACGGGTGTGGCCGAGCGCATGGCGCGTGCGGAGCGTGTCATCGACGTGCGGCAAATACTCTGA
- a CDS encoding helix-turn-helix domain-containing protein produces the protein MSEPQHPQTEGTQTSTGQPGAAAAGRNGVPGPFDSLAAAGARLAQLREAKGWSVDDVSSRLKVPAPKLRALEAGDISHLPGTTFALGVVRSYAKLLGVDATPFTNALRREKGEPEPDLSMPASTGTDLPRGRVSVSLGGTPRHRSWWWGVAAVVVALAALVMWHGGGEPPAWLARLKASANGAAANSSGPSTVAQTVASGATAGPGNEPQAVSPPAEQGSADTGAAQAEPASAPALTTASATMPAAARAEQVPPASVSAAPAVATASAASAPAGGGAGSTVALKVSQDSWFSVRDKNGKELFSGIVRAGEMKEVRGEQPFKVVAGNRAGLDSVTLDGQSVDPARYDAGKGNVSRFSLP, from the coding sequence ATGAGTGAGCCGCAGCATCCGCAAACAGAGGGCACTCAGACGAGCACGGGGCAGCCGGGGGCCGCTGCCGCCGGACGCAATGGTGTGCCGGGGCCGTTCGATTCGCTCGCGGCAGCCGGTGCCCGCCTTGCGCAACTGCGCGAGGCGAAGGGCTGGTCGGTCGACGATGTCTCGTCTCGCCTGAAGGTGCCCGCTCCGAAGTTGCGCGCGCTCGAGGCCGGCGATATCAGTCACCTGCCGGGCACGACCTTCGCCCTGGGCGTCGTGCGCAGCTATGCCAAGCTGCTCGGTGTCGACGCAACGCCGTTCACGAACGCGTTGCGCCGGGAGAAGGGCGAGCCCGAGCCGGATCTGTCGATGCCCGCTTCGACCGGCACCGATCTGCCGCGCGGGCGCGTGTCCGTGTCGCTTGGCGGCACGCCGCGGCACCGGTCGTGGTGGTGGGGCGTGGCGGCAGTCGTGGTCGCGCTGGCCGCGCTCGTGATGTGGCACGGCGGTGGCGAGCCTCCCGCGTGGCTCGCGCGGCTCAAAGCAAGCGCGAACGGCGCGGCGGCGAATTCGAGCGGTCCGTCCACGGTCGCTCAAACCGTCGCCTCGGGTGCGACGGCCGGGCCGGGCAACGAACCGCAGGCGGTCAGTCCCCCGGCGGAGCAGGGTTCCGCCGACACCGGCGCGGCGCAGGCGGAACCGGCGTCGGCGCCGGCTTTGACAACCGCGTCGGCCACGATGCCCGCGGCCGCCCGGGCCGAGCAGGTGCCGCCGGCGTCGGTAAGCGCGGCGCCGGCCGTGGCCACGGCATCGGCCGCATCGGCACCGGCTGGGGGCGGCGCGGGTTCGACGGTGGCGCTGAAAGTTTCCCAGGACAGTTGGTTCAGCGTGCGCGACAAGAACGGCAAAGAGTTGTTCTCGGGTATTGTCCGCGCCGGCGAAATGAAGGAAGTGAGGGGTGAGCAGCCGTTCAAGGTGGTGGCAGGCAATCGCGCCGGACTCGACTCCGTGACGCTCGACGGGCAGTCCGTCGATCCCGCCCGATACGATGCAGGCAAGGGCAACGTCT